The proteins below come from a single Benincasa hispida cultivar B227 chromosome 4, ASM972705v1, whole genome shotgun sequence genomic window:
- the LOC120076073 gene encoding MAP7 domain-containing protein 1-like yields the protein MSSGSDSQNQSYSLGKDSPVSSFSSSSFSSSPPPSPRKSTSVPTQSKASYGDATSAQRLATPTPPSTSMKALAKSSKKPVNPPAKTSLPRAKTPQKPKSAPKPRVKTPAKTRTRPSFMAVSKPYTKLALPPFIPNITLVGAKHNEPLPTYAHTAPSSAVRSPPVLSIEPLATIYPVESDTSNQPSPSTILISSPGTPHTSVGTPPFTPPIPTSDSPASEHNLEDLAESARRDEEEVFGAILASLNQEQEATQVMHSDPPNASLELDETKRYAAMLEEEMKNEEEMENEETEENEGKEEENRERKVGPDASQPRPYDANEGPIKSKRVSRKRRLILEEEEEVAPGPEGATRKKRHSALENELEEYAPARQRRRKTNLQKKLENEFRDLAKEARENVQGNAR from the coding sequence ATGTCGTCTGGCTCAGATTCTCAGAACCAAAGCTACAGCCTAGGCAAAGATTCGCCGGTAAGttctttctcctcttcttcattttctagTTCACCACCACCTAGCCCTAGGAAATCAACCTCCGTCCCTACCCAATCGAAAGCCTCTTATGGCGACGCTACCTCTGCTCAGCGTCTGGCTACCCCTACACCTCCTTCCACCTCCATGAAAGCTTTGGCCAAGAGCTCCAAGAAACCTGTAAACCCTCCGGCCAAAACTTCTCTGCCTAGGGCTAAAACCCCACAAAAACCTAAGTCTGCCCCTAAACCAAGGGTAAAGACACCAGCCAAGACCAGGACGCGTCCGTCATTTATGGCCGTGTCCAAACCTTATACCAAGCTTGCCTTACCACCATTTATCCCAAACATAACCTTGGTGGGTGCAAAACACAATGAACCCCTTCCTACCTATGCCCATACCGCACCATCTTCAGCGGTGCGTTCACCTCCCGTTCTATCCATTGAACCCTTAGCCACAATTTACCCGGTGGAATCAGACACGTCTAACCAGCCATCACCGTCAACCATTCTAATATCCTCTCCGGGGACGCCTCACACCTCTGTGGGCACCCCACCATTCACTCCACCTATACCAACCTCTGACAGTCCTGCGTCAGAGCATAACCTTGAAGATTTGGCAGAGTCAGCAAGACGTGATGAAGAGGAAGTATTTGGAGCTATTCTAGCATCACTCAACCAAGAGCAAGAAGCAACTCAAGTGATGCATTCAGATCCACCAAACGCATCACTCGAGTTGGACGAAACAAAAAGATATGCAGCGATGctagaagaagagatgaaaaatgaagaagagatgGAGAATGAAGAAACGGAAGAgaatgaaggaaaagaagaagaaaatagagaaaggAAAGTTGGCCCCGACGCGTCGCAGCCACGCCCATATGACGCGAATGAAGGGCCTATAAAATCAAAGAGAGTATCAAGGAAGAGAAGGTTGAtactggaggaagaagaagaagttgcaCCTGGACCTGAGGGTGCAACGCGTAAAAAAAGGCACAgcgcattggaaaatgaattggaAGAATATGCGCCTGCGAGACAAAGGCGAAGGAAAACCAATCTCCAAAAGAAGTTGGAGAATGAGTTTAGAGACTTGGCTAAAGAAGCAAGAGAAAACGTGCAGGGAAACGCGAGGTAA